Proteins from a single region of Desulfolutivibrio sulfoxidireducens:
- the pyrF gene encoding orotidine-5'-phosphate decarboxylase, translated as MEKIIPPTQRIIVALDVPSGDQALELAERLGPRVDFYKVGLELFLAAGFDVPDRLAAMGRKVMLDLKFHDIPETVKRAVARLDDHDIALFTAHAVPGVIEAAARTKGRARLLAVTVLTSHSPAEAAGLATPCEAVGSVPGSEYGEDWVADLVLSRAREALSRGADGVVCSGREAAMLRHVLGNDFLIVTPGIRPAGHAPDDQRRAVTAAEAIRAGADHLVVGRPITRAADPAAVAEALLIEVAEAAADLPGKGAW; from the coding sequence ATGGAAAAAATCATTCCCCCGACCCAGCGGATCATCGTGGCCCTGGATGTGCCAAGCGGCGACCAGGCGTTGGAGCTGGCCGAGCGGCTCGGCCCCCGCGTGGATTTCTACAAGGTCGGACTGGAGCTTTTCCTGGCCGCCGGATTCGACGTGCCGGACCGGCTGGCGGCCATGGGCCGCAAGGTCATGCTGGACCTCAAATTCCACGACATCCCGGAGACGGTGAAGCGGGCCGTGGCCCGCCTTGACGACCACGACATCGCCCTTTTCACGGCCCACGCCGTGCCCGGGGTCATCGAGGCCGCGGCCCGGACCAAGGGCCGGGCCAGGCTTCTGGCCGTGACCGTGCTCACCAGCCACAGCCCGGCCGAGGCCGCCGGGCTCGCGACCCCGTGCGAGGCGGTCGGATCGGTCCCGGGGTCGGAGTACGGCGAGGACTGGGTGGCGGATCTGGTGCTTTCCCGGGCCCGCGAGGCCCTTTCCCGGGGAGCGGACGGGGTGGTCTGCTCTGGACGCGAGGCGGCCATGCTGCGCCACGTCCTGGGGAACGACTTCCTCATCGTCACCCCGGGCATCCGGCCGGCCGGCCACGCCCCGGACGACCAGCGCCGGGCGGTGACCGCCGCCGAGGCCATCCGGGCCGGGGCGGACCATCTGGTGGTGGGACGGCCCATCACCCGGGCCGCCGATCCGGCGGCCGTGGCCGAGGCCCTGTTGATCGAAGTGGCCGAAGCGGCGGCGGACCTCCCGGGCAAGGGCGCATGGTGA